DNA from Actinomyces sp. oral taxon 897:
CCCCCGGCTCCGCCGGTGCGGACGATATAGGCGACACAGACGACGCAGGTGACGCAGGCGGCCGGGGTGGCGGGACCAGCGAGTCCGTCGGGACCAGCGGACCCGGCGCGCCCGGCGGGGGCCCGGCCCCGTCCCTTAGGGCCCGGGAGCTGGCCGCCCGCTCCACCGGTGCCGTCACGGCCGTGGCCGTGGCCGGGGCCGGGGCGCTCCTGGCCGCCTCGGCGGGGGCCGAGCGCCTGTTCTCCCTCCTGGCCGACGTCACCGGCATGGGCGCCGCCCTGGTGGCCATGGCCCCCGGGCTCGTCGGCTACGCCCTCGTCTACCAGGTGACCCGGGTCCTGTTCGCCATGGACCGCTCCCGGGGCGCCGCCGTAGTCACCGCCGTGGGCTGGCTGGTGGTGGCCGGGGGCTCGTGGGCCGGGGTGGGGGCCCTGTCCGACGGCGGGGACGGGGCCGCGACCCTCCTGGGCGTGGGCCTGGGGCAGAGCACCGGCATGGTGGTGGCCGGGGCGGGGCTCCTGGCGGTCCTGGCCCGGGTCCTGGGCGGCGGGGTCCTGGGGCCGAGCCTGCGCGCCCTGGCGGTGGGGGCGCCGGTGGCCGCCGCGGTGGGCTGGAACATGTGCTGGCTCACTAATGCCCTGGGATCCGGGCCGGGAGCGGGCAGCGCCCTGCTGGGGGCGGGGGCGGCGGCAGCAGGCGCCCTGGGCACGGCCGGGGCGACCCTGGGCGCCGTCAACCTCTGCGACCCCACCGTCCTGGGCCTGCTCACGCGCCGTGGACGCACGGGTACGGGGGCGTCGCCGTCCCGGGAGGGTGGCGCCCGCCACGAGCAGGTAACAGGGAAGGAGCAGTCGTGAGCGCACTACGGGAGGGCGGCCCGGGGGCCGGGGGCCGGGAGGACCTGGAGGGGTCCGGGATGCCGGGGTCAGGGGCCCGGGATGCCGGGGTCAGGGGCCCGGGATGCCGGGGTCAGGGGCCCGGGGGGCCGTGGGCCGGACGGGTCCTGGAGGTCAGCGGACAGGCCGCCGGGGGCGTGCGCGCCCACCTGGGGCAGTGCGTCCGGGTCCTGGACGGGCGGGGCTGGCAGGTCCTGGCCGCCGCTCCCACCGGCGTGCTCACCGGGCTCGACCTGGGGGCGGCCCGCGGGCAGGCCCTGGAGATCGGGCCCCGGCCCTCGCCCAAGGACGTGGCCGTCCTCCGCCGCCTGGGCCGTCTGGCGCGCCGGGCCGACGTCGTCCACGCCCACGGGCTGAGGGCCGGGGCCCTGGCCGCCCTGGCCCTGGGGCGCCGCCGGGGGCGTGCGCGCCTGGTGGTGACCCTGCACAACCTGCCCGTGGGCTCCCGGACCACCCGTGCCCTGGGGGAGGTGCTGGAGCGGGTGGTGGCACGCCGGGCGGACCTGGTCCTGGCCGTCAGCCCGGACCTGGCTGAGCGCGCCCGCCACCGGGGGGCCAGGGCCGTGGGGCTCGCGGTCGTCCCCGCACCCGCCGCCCCGCCCCCGGCCGGGGGCGGCGGGGCCGAGGAGGTGTGG
Protein-coding regions in this window:
- a CDS encoding glycosyltransferase family 4 protein; the encoded protein is MSALREGGPGAGGREDLEGSGMPGSGARDAGVRGPGCRGQGPGGPWAGRVLEVSGQAAGGVRAHLGQCVRVLDGRGWQVLAAAPTGVLTGLDLGAARGQALEIGPRPSPKDVAVLRRLGRLARRADVVHAHGLRAGALAALALGRRRGRARLVVTLHNLPVGSRTTRALGEVLERVVARRADLVLAVSPDLAERARHRGARAVGLAVVPAPAAPPPAGGGGAEEVWGEERRLLTVARLAPQKGLDLLLDTAGILRERVADGTCPPLGWVVAGDGPGWRAARERVRAEDLPVRLVGRREDAPALMAASDLVVLTSLWEGQPLTLQEALRAGAAVVATDVGGTALTAREGALLVAPGARALADAVTGLLSEPAALESARARAAAAAATLPGEADLAAQLTEALGPGTSPHATGPSRCYVGVP